The segment TTAAAAACGGGGTTGATCATGAACCATTCATTTCGCCAGATCAGTTTCGCCGTCGCTTTTGCTGCGTCCGCTTTGACGCTGCCCAACGCCGCGCATGCCTATACTGCGGAAGCCCAGCAGATGTGCACCGGCGACGCCTTTCGTCTTTGCAGCGCGGAGATTCCGAACATCCCGCGCATCACCGCCTGCATGGTGCAGCACAAGTCCGAGCTCAGCCCGGGATGCCGCGCGGTCATGGACCGTGACTCCGCGCCTCAGCCGGTCAAGACGGGTCCCGACCTGGAGTGAGAGCTTCCAGAAAATCCGCAATGCCCCGGTCGCTTCCCAAACGCACGACCGGGATATTGGAGCCATAGCGAATACGTTCTGCCTCGATCACTGGCGCGCGTTCGGTGTCGTAGCGCCACGCCTCCCGCATCAACTTCCAGTCGAATTGCTCCGGACATCCCTCCGGCAGGTCGGGCCGCGTCGTGTCGCGATCGAAGGCCGACCGCAACAGAATGCGCCACTGGCAGAGCCATCGCGGTCGCTCGATGACGACCAGCGTATCAGCACGCGCAAGCGTGAGGTCGAAGGCAAGCCCGGAGAAGCTGCCGTCGACGACCCAGGCATCGCCCGCGATCGCATCAGTGACGCGGACGCGAAAGCTCGCCGTGTCGGATGCCTTCCAGCCCGGCCGCCAATAGAGCACGTCGAGATGCACCACCGGCAGGTCGAGCTTTCGCCCGAGTTCACGGGCGAGGCTGGGCTTGCCGCTTCCCTGGGAGCCTACGACGATGATCCGGCGCATGCTGCGAGGGTTTCACGAAACCCGCCGCGGCGAAAGTTTGGATTTCAACTTGCCGTTCGAGAGGCGGGATGGCTCAATGCGCGAGGCGTGCAATGGGAGTTCAGATGAGA is part of the Bradyrhizobium commune genome and harbors:
- a CDS encoding AAA family ATPase, which produces MRRIIVVGSQGSGKPSLARELGRKLDLPVVHLDVLYWRPGWKASDTASFRVRVTDAIAGDAWVVDGSFSGLAFDLTLARADTLVVIERPRWLCQWRILLRSAFDRDTTRPDLPEGCPEQFDWKLMREAWRYDTERAPVIEAERIRYGSNIPVVRLGSDRGIADFLEALTPGRDPS